The Camelus bactrianus isolate YW-2024 breed Bactrian camel chromosome 1, ASM4877302v1, whole genome shotgun sequence genome segment GCTCGGACTGCTGGGTGATCAGCCTTCTCAAGCGGGATGTTGGCTTCCAGGCACATTTTTACAAAGTCCTGGATAACACTGACTTTCTCTGTTTGCGCAGTACTGTTGCATTGGAGGGATGCAGTAAGAGGCCTCTGCTTCTTTCTCACATTCTGCTCTTCAAATTCTGCCTTCCTCTTGGTATGAGTCTTTGACTTGAGGTGGTCACTAATAGCAGACTTGCGAACGTGATTCAGAACCACATTGCAAGAAGTGCAGAAGAGTTTTCCTCCATCTTCGTGCAGCTCACCTCCAAACTCAGTGACCCGATCCAGGGGAGTCACATACAAAGCAGTCTTAGAACGGTTTCGAGCAGGTGGTGCTGTCACTACAAATCTTTCCATTCTGACTTTGAATAAGGTTCTTTCAAGACAAGAGAAACAAAGTGTTATAACAACACTTCATTTGGGAAGAAATTACCAATAAAAGGAAGACATAAGCATTTTTAGAATAAAGgcttcagaaaacttaattcaAATGAAGAGACTGTGTGTCTACTAAGTCTTAACTTACCTGAAATATGTAAGGGTAGGCAAAATCAGAGCAAGTTATTAGTAACAACTAGGTTCATTCCCtgattttgatgaaattcaaataaattagAACTATGAAAAAAGAGCTCCAACTCTCCTAGATGTCACTATTCTTTAGAAAAACCTAATCACAGATCAACATTTATGGTGTTAACTGTATTAATCTCATCCATTTAGACGTATGTTCAAGTTTAAAAGAGCTTCTTTCCCTTCACAGTTCTGGGGCAACTGATTTTAGGAACACAATTGCAGAGAATTGTGTACAACTGTTCAAATATGTGGCGACTAAAATGGCATAAATCTATATGCAGACGCATATAATTTCCAAAGTTGTTctgagaagaaaagtaaaaaccaaGAAAGAACACAGaccaaatgcaaataaaagcagcAACAATGACAATTCTTAAAATCAAAATACGCAGCTCAAAGTAAGTCATTTTTGTAATGCATTCTTTCCAAAAGGTGACAGTCAAGATATGCAAAAGTGCCTAAAACTGTCTTCTTTCTTCCATTAAAGactaatatttacatttattaatatttatttcacttattaacTGATAAGTTAGATCAAAACTAAGAACTTAACATAGCACCTTgtatatcacaatttctttatatGGAATAAGTAAATGATTTCTTCActatttttccaaacatttaactCAGAAGCAGCTTCATAATTTCTCGATTTATCCTAACAACAAATTTTTATGATCATTGCCAAAATCATGTTATGGGAACTGCAAACTTGAGATAAAGAACAAACGTTGTCAGTGATGACCATTTGTTCCCTGGGGCCATGCCATTGTGCTAATCTCTTACATTAACCTAGGTTAAGAAACTGAAATGAGTTTCATAGAATTCAAATTGGAATTCTGTTCAGTTTACATACATTAGAGAAAAATTCCCAAGGGAGCTCTAAAGAGCAATGCTTTATAAGTGTAATCAGAAACGATGGAGTATTCCATTAGTCTAGACTAGAGAATTCATAGCTGGGTAACATGAAATATCTCTCAAAAGAATTTCAAATTGCCAATGTGTTAGTCACCTGTGGACATAACCTCAACATTTCACAGAAATTCTGGAAAGTATGTTAAGTTAGATTTTAAGAAGTTTAactctatttttttccattaaaaatctgTTCAATGCACGGCTCTCATGTACCAAATACATTATTTAGTCTATAGGTTTCCACTGGCATTTAAGACAGATATGACTCCTGCCTATTAAATAGTTAAATACCATCACACATATTTGTAGTTTAACTTAATGGTATGTTTTATAATCATATAGCAAATCAGTCCCAATTATGATCAATGGTTGTAAGCTAGTTATGAAAACCATTACATATTTGTGTCCAGTGATGCCTAAATCTATGTGAAAAGTCTCgtctttaaatatttggatttCAAAccctaaaacaatgaaaaaggtCGTTTTCCTTTTAAGCATAAACTGCTCACTTTGTACTAATATGAAAGGCCTATACATTCCAAAGTCTTGTAACTTTTAAAGTATATTTGCGTTACCGCAAGGCAAATATCCACCCAATAGAGAATGCTCGAGTTTGCAGAACCGAAGAACAAAAGTGTTTTCCACATAAGTAAAGATATCCTAAACGAGGAAGTTAAAAAGTTAAGAGCAGGGGGAAAAGATGGGAGAAGAAGCAAATCATTtactagataaaaataaaagtcatcagAAGTCTTCAAGTTTAAATGTTTACCGAATTAGTTTCCAGGTTTTTCCGTCTTGATACCTAGTAGTGAAGGGTCTCCAGCGCAAAACCAGAGACGCATGCAATCCTGGCACTTTCCGTTGGTTTAAACTCGGAGATGCCTTCAAATCAGTTTTTCAACAAGTGGTGGTGGGGAAATAGTTTCTGGGCTTGCACCCTATTTTCCCTGAGGTGCCGGGAAGTCATGCCTTTACTGTAAAACacgaaaaacaaatggaaagaaaagatgggggagg includes the following:
- the CGGBP1 gene encoding CGG triplet repeat-binding protein 1, coding for MERFVVTAPPARNRSKTALYVTPLDRVTEFGGELHEDGGKLFCTSCNVVLNHVRKSAISDHLKSKTHTKRKAEFEEQNVRKKQRPLTASLQCNSTAQTEKVSVIQDFVKMCLEANIPLEKADHPAVRAFLSRHVKNGGSIPKSDQLRRAYLPDGYENENQLLNSQDC